In Candidatus Vicinibacter proximus, the following are encoded in one genomic region:
- a CDS encoding CvpA family protein, which produces MILDIVCGILLAGSFYLGYSKGIIKTVFGILSIFIGLLVTLKFSYWMVSLLEKVMDIDPRMTIILGFVATFILVLVGIRMIGNGLEKILETAHINFLNQMAGGLSSALMTLVIFSSLVWFLNQIRVISPETKSSSITYPILEKVPDQSKHFFASIKPFFSEFWEKTQEAMDKVDEKNSKNNTPSE; this is translated from the coding sequence ATGATACTGGATATAGTATGTGGAATTTTACTTGCAGGAAGTTTTTACTTAGGCTATTCGAAAGGCATTATAAAGACAGTTTTTGGGATACTGTCTATTTTCATCGGTCTTTTGGTGACCTTAAAGTTTTCTTATTGGATGGTCTCCCTTTTGGAAAAAGTGATGGATATTGATCCCCGAATGACCATTATCCTAGGTTTTGTTGCCACATTTATCCTGGTATTGGTCGGGATTCGGATGATTGGTAATGGGCTGGAGAAAATTCTGGAAACTGCGCACATAAATTTTCTAAATCAGATGGCAGGTGGCCTGAGTTCTGCTTTGATGACTTTAGTTATTTTTAGTTCATTAGTTTGGTTTCTGAATCAAATAAGGGTTATTAGTCCGGAAACTAAGTCCAGTTCGATTACCTATCCCATTCTTGAAAAAGTGCCGGACCAATCAAAACATTTTTTTGCCTCAATTAAACCATTTTTTAGTGAATTTTGGGAAAAGACACAAGAAGCCATGGATAAGGTAGATGAAAAAAATTCAAAAAATAACACACCTTCAGAGTAA
- a CDS encoding outer membrane beta-barrel protein, with translation MKKILAILILFMPLFVFAQFENIRVSILNGPTFSWMTTDDNTIETQGARIGYKLHVQGEYLLNDRFSLTGGLGLSLAQGGQLLYTKGGNLWSESKLNIPRGDSLPNGVELGYRVAYVDFPFGFKMRTNEFGRFKFYAQMPEFSLGIRTNAKGSIEGIGVSTSDEQIKSQIPFINISWGLGIGTEYRISDNISLTGGLRFFQSITDVTDDDGRYFDGSKENSKGKFNNIDLRIGVLF, from the coding sequence ATGAAAAAAATATTGGCTATCCTGATTCTTTTTATGCCGCTATTCGTCTTTGCCCAGTTTGAAAACATACGTGTTTCCATACTTAACGGACCTACTTTTAGTTGGATGACCACCGATGACAACACTATAGAAACCCAAGGTGCCAGAATTGGCTATAAGCTTCATGTGCAAGGCGAGTACCTGCTCAATGACCGTTTTAGTTTGACCGGGGGACTTGGATTGTCCCTTGCTCAGGGAGGCCAATTGCTTTATACCAAAGGTGGTAACCTCTGGTCAGAATCCAAATTGAATATTCCCCGAGGGGATTCTTTGCCCAATGGGGTTGAGTTAGGTTACAGAGTTGCATATGTAGATTTTCCGTTTGGCTTCAAAATGAGGACCAACGAATTTGGTAGATTTAAATTCTATGCTCAAATGCCCGAATTTTCTTTAGGCATAAGAACCAACGCTAAGGGATCCATTGAAGGAATTGGTGTAAGCACATCAGATGAACAAATTAAAAGCCAAATACCATTTATCAACATTTCGTGGGGACTTGGCATAGGTACGGAATACCGCATATCGGATAATATTTCCCTTACCGGCGGCTTGCGCTTTTTCCAAAGCATCACCGATGTCACGGATGATGATGGAAGATATTTTGATGGATCCAAGGAAAACTCAAAAGGTAAATTCAATAACATTGACCTCAGAATTGGGGTGCTTTTCTAA
- the nadC gene encoding carboxylating nicotinate-nucleotide diphosphorylase codes for MNIQELENFIRLALDEDIRSGDITSLACIPEGSRSKAKLLVKEEGVLAGVAFAEMVFKWVDPTIKFEQHLSDGAFIKYGDVAYHVEGNTRDLLKTERLVLNVMQRMSGIATLSARFAAEVEGLPVKILDTRKTTPLNRALEKWAVRLGGCYNYRDGLYDWFMIKDNHIKACGSPLKAIKAVQKYQSLHGLESYGITVEVKNLVECEEVLTCGGVTRIMLDNFDLELLREAVALINKRFETEASGGISLETIRKVAHTGVDFISVGALTHSAGSLDLSLKIQDQLS; via the coding sequence ATGAATATCCAAGAACTCGAGAACTTTATCAGACTGGCTCTTGATGAAGACATTAGGTCCGGTGACATCACTTCGTTGGCTTGTATTCCTGAAGGAAGCAGATCCAAAGCCAAATTATTGGTTAAAGAAGAAGGTGTTCTTGCAGGTGTAGCCTTTGCAGAAATGGTGTTCAAGTGGGTGGACCCTACCATAAAATTTGAACAACATCTGTCGGATGGTGCTTTCATCAAATATGGGGATGTAGCTTATCATGTGGAGGGCAATACCAGGGATTTATTGAAAACCGAGCGTCTTGTCCTTAATGTCATGCAAAGAATGAGTGGGATAGCAACTCTTTCCGCCAGATTTGCTGCTGAGGTAGAGGGTCTACCTGTTAAGATTCTAGATACCCGTAAGACAACCCCATTGAATAGAGCCTTGGAAAAATGGGCTGTCAGATTAGGTGGTTGCTATAATTACAGAGATGGGTTGTATGATTGGTTTATGATTAAAGATAACCACATTAAAGCTTGTGGATCTCCTTTAAAGGCCATAAAGGCTGTTCAGAAATATCAATCGTTACATGGCCTGGAATCCTATGGGATCACTGTTGAAGTCAAAAATCTTGTTGAATGTGAAGAAGTCTTGACCTGCGGAGGTGTTACAAGAATAATGTTGGATAATTTCGACCTGGAATTGTTGCGGGAAGCGGTGGCGCTGATCAATAAGCGCTTTGAAACCGAAGCTTCCGGTGGAATAAGCCTGGAGACCATCCGAAAAGTCGCCCATACAGGCGTGGATTTTATCTCTGTAGGCGCACTCACACATAGCGCCGGAAGCCTCGATTTAAGCTTGAAGATACAAGATCAACTGTCTTAG
- a CDS encoding Crp/Fnr family transcriptional regulator, which produces MQQAEELNLLNFETPLLNKILENGQIREFKAMDSIIDTGQIISYMPIVLSGLVKVSRVDEEGRELLLYYIHPNEGCAFTFSCCTQRSPSEIKAVAEENSKLLMVPVHLMDEWLTRYQTWKAFVMQTMSARFTELLKTIDQVAFQNLDIRLVNYLKQKTKSTGSSLVNLSHKQIAEDLNTNRVVISRLLKKLEDQKKILLYRNQIKILRAL; this is translated from the coding sequence ATCCAACAGGCAGAGGAACTTAATCTTTTAAATTTTGAAACACCCTTACTGAATAAAATACTAGAAAATGGGCAAATCAGGGAATTCAAAGCAATGGATTCCATCATTGATACTGGTCAAATCATTAGTTATATGCCTATTGTTCTTTCAGGTTTGGTAAAAGTCAGCAGGGTAGATGAAGAAGGAAGAGAGTTGTTGCTCTATTATATCCACCCCAATGAGGGTTGTGCATTTACCTTCAGTTGTTGCACCCAAAGATCCCCAAGTGAAATCAAAGCAGTCGCAGAAGAAAATTCTAAGCTCCTCATGGTTCCTGTACATCTAATGGATGAATGGTTGACCAGGTATCAGACCTGGAAAGCCTTTGTGATGCAAACGATGTCGGCAAGATTCACTGAACTGCTGAAAACCATAGATCAGGTTGCATTCCAAAATCTGGACATAAGGTTAGTGAATTACCTCAAACAAAAAACAAAAAGTACCGGGAGCAGTTTGGTCAATCTTTCACACAAACAAATTGCAGAAGATTTAAATACCAATCGGGTGGTCATTTCCAGGTTGCTGAAAAAACTGGAAGACCAAAAAAAGATTTTGTTGTACAGGAATCAAATAAAAATTTTGAGGGCATTGTAA
- a CDS encoding DUF2892 domain-containing protein, with protein sequence MKKNMGSVDRLVRVVVAIVIAGLYFANIISGTIAIIGLLFAGIFIATSFMSFCPLYVPFGISTKEKEQI encoded by the coding sequence ATGAAAAAAAATATGGGTTCTGTAGATCGGTTGGTGCGGGTTGTAGTGGCAATAGTTATTGCCGGGCTTTATTTTGCTAACATTATTTCAGGGACAATTGCAATTATAGGTTTGCTGTTTGCAGGAATTTTTATAGCCACTAGCTTTATGAGTTTTTGTCCGTTGTATGTACCATTTGGGATATCGACAAAGGAAAAGGAGCAGATTTAG
- a CDS encoding OsmC family protein: MEIHSYSLNLTWESAKKGVLSSNEFNPEIEVVTPPPFNGGIPGYWSPEHLFVASVSSCLMTTFLAIAENSKFEFAGFSCSATGKLEQIEGKYLITEIILKPELKIKDESQKEKAERILIKAEKACLISNSIHSKVTMIPQVIVESVGVF, encoded by the coding sequence ATGGAAATTCATTCTTATTCATTAAATCTTACCTGGGAATCTGCAAAGAAAGGAGTTCTCAGTTCTAACGAATTTAATCCTGAAATAGAGGTGGTGACGCCTCCTCCATTTAATGGCGGTATACCTGGGTATTGGTCACCAGAACATTTATTTGTAGCCTCAGTGAGCAGTTGCCTGATGACAACTTTTCTTGCCATTGCTGAAAATTCCAAATTTGAATTCGCCGGGTTTAGCTGCTCTGCTACAGGAAAATTGGAACAGATAGAAGGAAAGTATTTAATTACTGAAATAATTCTCAAGCCGGAACTAAAAATAAAGGATGAGTCCCAAAAGGAGAAGGCTGAGCGGATTTTGATTAAAGCAGAAAAGGCATGTCTGATTTCAAATTCCATCCATTCTAAAGTGACCATGATCCCTCAGGTGATTGTAGAAAGTGTTGGTGTATTCTAA
- the trxA gene encoding thioredoxin, translating into MSNNFKEIIQSSKPTLVDFYADWCGPCKMQGPILKEFKNKVGDRVAILKIDVDKNPAVSQHYKIRSIPTLMLFKNGQAVWTQSGVASEATLEQVLKKFE; encoded by the coding sequence ATGAGCAACAATTTTAAAGAAATTATTCAAAGCAGCAAACCTACTCTGGTAGATTTTTATGCAGATTGGTGTGGTCCATGTAAAATGCAAGGACCTATTTTAAAAGAATTTAAAAACAAAGTGGGAGACCGGGTGGCCATCTTAAAAATCGATGTAGATAAAAATCCTGCTGTTTCACAACATTATAAAATAAGATCTATTCCAACTTTAATGCTTTTCAAAAATGGACAGGCAGTCTGGACCCAGTCAGGAGTTGCTTCCGAAGCCACGTTGGAGCAAGTCTTGAAAAAGTTTGAATAA
- a CDS encoding L-serine ammonia-lyase: MERISVFDIFKIGIGPSSSHTMGPWKAANEFISELETSGRWEEIVGLNVELFGSLAKTGKGHGTDLAVILGLQNYLPQTIPLEEVESAFKIVLEESQINLGGKKYIPFKADSDIIFHMDQSLPYHSNGISFRCFFQDETSYSSTFYSIGGGFVVKEGEDFEHQPTVQMPFPIDRGEDLQNWCIQTGFTISEVVFQNELSLRSEEQIKSELFAIWHVMKTCIYESCHKEGELPGGLNVQRRAKALAGKLMEGKEYENVEEWIENIKKGDHGFSNTLKWLSCFALAVNEENAAFGRIVTAPTNGAAGVIPAVLMYHLCFNETAKDDDVVRFLLTAGEFGSLFKKGATISAAMGGCQAEIGVSSAMAAGALTEVLGGSFEQAMMAAEIAMEHHLGMTCDPIGGLVQVPCIERNTMGAIKAVTAAQIAMESDPSKALVSLDAVIKTMKETALDMNTKYKETSDGGLALHIAVNLVEC, from the coding sequence ATGGAACGCATCAGTGTATTTGATATTTTTAAAATTGGAATTGGCCCATCGAGTTCACACACTATGGGCCCCTGGAAAGCTGCTAATGAATTTATTTCCGAACTGGAAACTTCCGGGCGTTGGGAAGAAATTGTCGGTTTGAATGTAGAACTTTTTGGTTCTCTTGCAAAGACCGGAAAGGGCCATGGTACTGATTTAGCAGTCATCTTGGGCCTGCAAAATTATCTTCCACAGACTATTCCACTGGAAGAGGTAGAATCTGCCTTTAAGATTGTTTTGGAAGAAAGTCAAATCAATCTTGGTGGTAAAAAGTACATACCCTTTAAGGCAGATTCTGACATTATTTTTCATATGGACCAAAGTCTGCCATACCATAGCAATGGAATTAGCTTTCGTTGTTTTTTTCAGGACGAGACCTCGTACAGCAGTACTTTTTATTCAATTGGCGGCGGTTTTGTAGTGAAAGAGGGGGAGGATTTTGAACATCAGCCGACGGTTCAAATGCCCTTTCCAATTGATCGAGGAGAGGATCTTCAAAATTGGTGCATACAGACTGGATTTACAATCAGCGAAGTGGTCTTCCAAAATGAACTTTCTTTGCGCAGCGAAGAGCAAATTAAGTCTGAGCTTTTTGCAATATGGCATGTGATGAAGACATGCATTTATGAATCTTGTCACAAGGAAGGTGAGTTACCTGGTGGATTAAATGTCCAGCGAAGGGCCAAAGCTTTGGCCGGGAAACTGATGGAAGGCAAAGAATATGAAAATGTTGAGGAATGGATAGAAAACATTAAGAAAGGAGATCATGGTTTCAGCAATACGCTGAAGTGGTTATCCTGTTTTGCTTTGGCAGTTAATGAAGAAAATGCTGCTTTTGGAAGAATAGTTACCGCACCAACTAATGGAGCAGCCGGAGTGATTCCGGCAGTGTTGATGTACCATCTATGTTTTAACGAGACAGCAAAAGATGATGACGTGGTTCGTTTTTTATTGACTGCAGGAGAATTTGGCAGTTTGTTTAAAAAAGGTGCAACCATCTCGGCTGCAATGGGTGGATGTCAGGCTGAAATCGGGGTTTCCTCTGCCATGGCTGCAGGCGCATTAACAGAAGTGTTGGGAGGAAGTTTTGAGCAAGCTATGATGGCTGCAGAAATTGCCATGGAACATCATCTGGGCATGACTTGTGATCCGATCGGTGGATTGGTCCAGGTTCCATGTATTGAACGCAACACCATGGGTGCTATAAAAGCAGTAACCGCTGCACAGATTGCTATGGAATCTGATCCTTCAAAAGCTTTGGTCTCTCTGGATGCAGTGATTAAAACGATGAAGGAAACGGCACTGGACATGAACACCAAATATAAAGAAACCTCTGACGGTGGACTCGCTCTGCATATTGCAGTGAATTTGGTTGAGTGTTAG
- a CDS encoding sigma-70 family RNA polymerase sigma factor, giving the protein MKSDVQEWDKLRAGDQAALKYIYEAYFSPLINYGLRISPHLELVEDCLQDLFVELWRLHATLGQTDSVKNYLMGSLRRKIIRRLQEKNKFDSSEPQLELQASDEPNFLVSLIEDEEDSHKKSKLAKAMSQLSNRQREAIYLKYAEGLDYDQICEHMELQYQSVRNLVSTGINRLKEIIVLLIIFFIKFEYKI; this is encoded by the coding sequence ATGAAGAGTGATGTTCAGGAATGGGATAAACTAAGAGCCGGCGACCAGGCAGCACTTAAATATATCTATGAGGCCTATTTTAGTCCTTTAATCAATTATGGTCTAAGGATCAGTCCTCACCTGGAATTGGTCGAGGATTGTCTTCAGGATTTATTTGTCGAACTCTGGCGACTACATGCTACTCTCGGGCAGACGGACTCTGTAAAAAATTATCTAATGGGGTCCCTTAGACGAAAAATCATCCGAAGACTGCAGGAGAAAAACAAGTTTGATTCTTCAGAACCCCAACTAGAATTACAAGCCAGCGATGAGCCAAATTTCTTGGTTTCCCTGATTGAAGATGAAGAGGATTCCCATAAGAAATCCAAACTTGCAAAAGCTATGTCACAGCTGAGCAACAGACAAAGAGAAGCCATTTATCTTAAATATGCTGAGGGACTGGATTATGACCAGATCTGTGAACACATGGAGCTTCAATACCAATCGGTAAGGAACCTGGTTTCTACAGGAATCAACAGACTAAAAGAAATTATTGTGTTGCTTATCATTTTTTTTATAAAATTTGAGTACAAAATATAG
- a CDS encoding FecR domain-containing protein → MKKDYHNYQMQDFLDDDSFRNWILDPNPELEAHWSRILQEYPQAYAEIKSAARLLKELRFKDLNPGSGVQEKLWERIHAEVNVKKQVPVFRKILPWIAAAACIVLLLWVNLKTNDSWTTETTQFAQIEELSLPDGSQVKLNAGSELRFQASKFKSNRVLTLNGEGFFNVQKGQSFIVKTDLGEVKVLGTSFNVYSRGDFMEVSCYTGKVSVKFNESDSEVILMPGQRISNTGISKETETFNPNETKNWTEGYFYYNDAPLIRVMEELQRQYAIQSIELPETLRNKSYKGFFRKNNLEEAIESICLPLHLKGQIENKKLYIKKVE, encoded by the coding sequence ATGAAAAAGGATTACCATAACTACCAAATGCAAGATTTTCTGGACGATGACTCGTTCAGAAATTGGATTTTGGATCCAAATCCTGAACTTGAGGCACATTGGTCTAGGATTTTGCAAGAATACCCACAGGCCTACGCTGAAATCAAATCAGCCGCCAGATTGCTTAAAGAACTGCGTTTTAAAGATTTGAACCCAGGTTCGGGTGTTCAGGAGAAACTTTGGGAAAGAATCCATGCAGAGGTTAATGTGAAAAAACAGGTTCCTGTGTTTAGAAAAATTCTCCCTTGGATTGCTGCAGCTGCCTGTATTGTCTTATTGTTATGGGTAAACTTAAAAACCAACGATTCCTGGACCACAGAAACTACCCAATTTGCACAAATTGAGGAACTTAGTTTACCGGATGGCTCACAGGTTAAACTAAATGCCGGGTCTGAGTTGCGTTTTCAGGCATCAAAATTTAAATCCAATCGTGTTCTTACCTTGAATGGTGAAGGATTTTTTAATGTTCAAAAGGGTCAGTCTTTTATCGTAAAGACAGATCTGGGCGAAGTTAAGGTATTGGGTACAAGCTTTAATGTTTATTCCAGAGGAGATTTTATGGAGGTGAGTTGCTATACTGGCAAGGTAAGTGTTAAATTTAATGAGTCGGATTCAGAAGTCATCCTGATGCCCGGACAAAGGATATCTAATACCGGTATATCCAAAGAAACAGAGACTTTCAATCCAAATGAAACTAAAAATTGGACAGAGGGGTATTTCTATTACAACGATGCCCCATTGATTAGGGTTATGGAAGAATTACAGCGTCAATATGCCATCCAATCTATTGAATTGCCCGAAACCTTAAGAAATAAAAGTTATAAAGGATTTTTTAGAAAAAATAATTTAGAGGAAGCCATTGAATCCATTTGTCTGCCTCTTCATTTAAAAGGTCAAATAGAAAATAAAAAACTGTACATCAAAAAGGTGGAATGA
- a CDS encoding carboxypeptidase-like regulatory domain-containing protein, translating into MRFILFCIATLVSYCFVQGQGHYPLLAKNEKIKLSDALKSIEVSRKIHFAFDPQACSQYVVQVKSPDLSTDELLNELLFNLPISYAKQDLEHYLIFIDEYKKSKIVTAGTNTRKIEISGKVKDVFTGEAIIGATISLMPSQGMTETDLNGNFRISVESNYSQPWLEIRYLGYQIQSIKIPSDHFQGIQIQLHPSTEFLQTITVSAPKTINSSNHHNILTNSYRLNPASLSPLNVFRDPIRSLQQLSGVNATDDLSTGIQIRGSGSDENLICLDGLTLYSVDHFYGVFSNINPFILDNLQFYKSYFPANYGGRASSLILMKSKDADKKITGAAELSLLNSNLNLNIPILKNKGTLLFGGRITNQNLGGTGIFSTLFKNGSSNPVNISRDTNTLLPVNPEFNFYDVYTKISFDLHRNTKISGGFFYSKDKLQSKYESKYLLRNLSITENYNDSSVWNNKAWFASFDQKWRRNLNSHLVFSNSDLMLDQTVVAEIITRENNNIRLTKEKTSFRNHINVSQFKWENNYQSKYFDAGLGFEWNNYNTFFINKIERPSQIRIDSRILFKDSLNNGNDYNLFFHSQIKSIRSLKIEPGLRVSRYDRKNQPDWSPRINVSYEWDKHFTTSVRWGIYYQYLRQTTFEDRFGRVFNFWLQPDLKRFDILKSTQLEIQQLFKWKKTTFCAEVYYKNLDGLIEQIFETPSIIPAPGEPIKEAKIFIFSGEGRSYGLDLSADQQIGKYFFNISYSFNHSINRFPQINKGDWYARQFVREHQLKSLQNIELKHWSFNLYGVYGSPQPYTDLSLISDRNRRVIDIKENSKFLKDYLRFDSDIQYKFRITKVNCRAGIAVLNIFDRINVKYVQYIYNLPANQNPNPGSSPNKIVGTEVNLLRRTFNANLTVFF; encoded by the coding sequence ATGAGATTTATTCTCTTCTGTATTGCAACATTGGTAAGCTATTGCTTTGTCCAGGGACAAGGGCATTATCCTCTATTGGCTAAGAATGAAAAAATCAAACTTTCTGATGCTTTAAAATCCATAGAAGTTTCCCGAAAGATCCATTTTGCTTTTGATCCTCAGGCTTGCAGCCAGTATGTTGTGCAGGTAAAATCACCAGATTTGTCTACAGATGAATTGTTGAATGAACTCTTGTTTAATCTGCCGATATCCTATGCCAAACAAGACCTAGAACACTATTTAATATTTATAGATGAATACAAAAAAAGTAAAATAGTCACAGCTGGGACCAATACCCGTAAAATTGAAATCAGCGGCAAAGTTAAAGATGTATTTACAGGTGAAGCCATTATTGGCGCTACCATAAGTCTCATGCCATCACAAGGAATGACAGAAACTGATTTAAATGGAAATTTTAGAATCAGTGTTGAAAGCAATTACAGTCAACCCTGGCTTGAAATCCGTTATCTCGGGTATCAAATTCAATCCATAAAAATTCCATCCGACCATTTTCAAGGTATTCAAATCCAGTTGCACCCCAGCACAGAATTTTTGCAGACGATTACTGTCAGTGCGCCTAAAACAATTAATTCATCCAACCACCATAACATTTTAACCAATAGCTATCGTCTCAATCCTGCTTCTCTTTCTCCACTGAATGTCTTCAGAGATCCTATCCGGAGTCTGCAGCAACTTTCAGGAGTGAATGCGACGGATGATCTATCCACCGGTATTCAAATCAGAGGAAGTGGTTCAGATGAAAACCTAATTTGTCTGGATGGTCTGACTTTATATTCGGTGGATCATTTTTATGGTGTTTTCAGCAACATTAATCCATTTATTTTAGATAATTTGCAATTCTATAAAAGCTACTTTCCTGCCAATTATGGAGGCAGAGCATCTTCATTAATTCTTATGAAGTCAAAAGATGCAGACAAAAAAATAACTGGCGCAGCTGAATTAAGTTTATTGAACTCAAATTTAAACCTCAACATCCCTATTTTAAAAAACAAAGGGACACTTCTTTTTGGTGGCAGAATCACCAACCAAAACCTGGGAGGCACCGGAATTTTTAGTACCCTTTTTAAGAACGGGTCCTCCAATCCGGTGAATATAAGCCGTGACACAAACACTTTGTTACCTGTGAATCCTGAATTCAACTTCTATGATGTGTACACTAAAATCAGTTTTGACTTGCATCGAAACACTAAAATAAGTGGTGGTTTCTTCTACTCGAAAGACAAACTTCAGTCAAAGTACGAATCAAAATACCTGCTCAGAAATTTAAGCATTACAGAAAATTACAATGACTCTTCGGTATGGAACAATAAAGCCTGGTTCGCCAGCTTTGATCAAAAATGGCGCAGAAACTTAAATTCACATCTTGTTTTTTCAAACTCTGATTTGATGTTGGACCAAACAGTTGTTGCAGAAATCATTACCAGGGAGAACAACAACATTAGACTAACTAAAGAGAAAACAAGTTTTAGAAATCATATAAATGTTAGCCAATTCAAATGGGAAAATAATTACCAATCAAAATATTTTGACGCTGGTCTGGGTTTTGAATGGAACAATTACAACACCTTCTTCATCAATAAAATTGAAAGGCCTTCACAGATTAGAATTGACAGCCGCATTTTGTTTAAGGACAGTTTGAATAATGGTAATGATTATAACCTTTTCTTCCATTCTCAAATAAAATCTATTCGATCTCTCAAAATAGAACCGGGATTAAGAGTAAGCAGGTACGACAGAAAAAATCAACCGGACTGGTCCCCTCGTATAAATGTAAGTTATGAATGGGATAAGCATTTTACCACTTCTGTACGGTGGGGTATTTATTACCAATATCTTAGACAAACAACCTTTGAAGACAGATTTGGAAGAGTTTTTAATTTTTGGTTACAACCGGATCTGAAAAGATTTGACATTTTGAAATCCACCCAACTGGAAATACAGCAATTATTTAAATGGAAAAAAACAACATTTTGTGCAGAGGTTTATTACAAAAATCTGGATGGACTAATCGAACAAATTTTTGAAACACCCTCTATAATTCCTGCGCCTGGTGAACCCATTAAAGAAGCCAAGATTTTTATTTTTTCGGGAGAGGGTCGATCCTATGGATTGGACCTGAGTGCCGATCAACAAATAGGTAAATACTTTTTCAATATTTCTTATTCCTTTAATCATTCCATAAATCGCTTTCCACAAATTAATAAAGGAGATTGGTATGCACGACAATTTGTACGTGAGCACCAATTGAAAAGCCTGCAAAACATAGAACTAAAGCACTGGTCATTTAATCTGTATGGTGTGTACGGAAGTCCGCAACCTTATACAGACCTTTCTTTAATCAGTGACCGCAACAGGAGGGTTATTGACATTAAAGAAAACAGTAAATTTCTAAAAGATTATCTACGTTTTGACAGCGACATACAGTATAAATTCAGAATTACAAAAGTCAACTGCAGAGCTGGAATTGCAGTACTGAATATCTTTGACAGAATCAATGTAAAGTATGTTCAGTACATCTATAATCTACCAGCCAACCAAAACCCTAATCCGGGAAGCAGCCCTAATAAAATAGTGGGAACAGAGGTCAATTTATTGCGCAGAACCTTTAATGCCAATTTGACTGTTTTCTTTTAG
- the ygiD gene encoding 4,5-DOPA dioxygenase extradiol: protein MIGINEWLKLKDNVTSEDIEMPVLFVGHGSPMNALEDNKYSREWRRIAAQIPAPKAILCISAHWLTNGSFITAMDKPKTIHDFGGFPRELFEVEYPAPGYPALAEKTKQMMNEIELGLDYQWGFDHGSWSVTRQMYPEANIPMLQLSIDYHKPSDYHYKLAKALAPLRRQGVLIIGSGNIIHNLGIMDFSMKEGGYDWAIELNEQIRKNLLDKNHHYFLHYQKIGKAASLAIPTPDHFYPLLYILGLQNEKEAQEIFNDSLIGGSISMTGLKIG, encoded by the coding sequence ATGATTGGAATTAACGAATGGCTCAAATTAAAAGATAACGTTACATCGGAAGACATAGAGATGCCAGTACTTTTCGTAGGGCATGGTTCACCAATGAACGCCTTGGAAGACAACAAATATTCCAGGGAATGGAGGAGAATTGCAGCCCAGATCCCTGCGCCCAAGGCCATTTTGTGCATTTCAGCCCATTGGTTGACCAATGGTAGTTTCATTACTGCCATGGACAAGCCAAAGACCATTCATGATTTTGGAGGCTTTCCAAGGGAATTATTTGAAGTAGAGTATCCGGCACCTGGATATCCAGCATTGGCAGAAAAGACAAAGCAGATGATGAATGAAATTGAGCTTGGTTTGGATTATCAATGGGGATTTGATCATGGAAGCTGGAGTGTTACTCGTCAGATGTATCCTGAGGCAAATATTCCCATGTTGCAATTGAGTATTGATTATCATAAACCATCAGATTACCATTATAAATTGGCAAAAGCATTGGCTCCCCTTCGTCGTCAGGGCGTCCTTATCATAGGAAGTGGGAACATTATTCACAATCTTGGAATCATGGATTTCAGCATGAAAGAGGGCGGTTATGATTGGGCTATTGAATTGAATGAGCAGATCAGAAAGAATCTTTTGGATAAAAATCATCATTATTTTCTGCACTATCAAAAAATTGGAAAGGCAGCAAGTCTTGCTATTCCTACTCCGGATCATTTTTATCCATTATTGTATATTTTGGGACTTCAAAATGAAAAGGAGGCCCAGGAAATTTTTAACGATAGCCTGATTGGGGGATCGATCTCCATGACCGGGCTCAAGATAGGATAG